The following coding sequences are from one Methanosarcina sp. WWM596 window:
- a CDS encoding C39 family peptidase: MVANRKFEIGALLAAMMLVGMTFVPMVSAQAETLSDSSDVKQVTLTMDQKDGVLIIPLDDKKITDLSTSNTTKKSVTANLSGTIDTNNKVVLEGIITLDGENDKVQLSGEATQVFIGWDVPEGAKPICSEVGNMTMTRYEGAKEMYATYVDLQDKSGKYNLHGEFYKDGAGGLVGKVMNNGVECDLGLLGSSISMYENVNPTVTTKSSEFITVPQRSQWEIYWNQQDYDAASQACGETSAAMLEEYWSGNHPEIWDIWVYNNYAPMSTTTAKAYLDSEGIHLTKGVRTGSFLYTTGTIKSMIDNGRPFYLVENSRWGACHAVVLRGYDEDFI; this comes from the coding sequence AGAAACATTGTCTGATAGCTCAGATGTCAAACAAGTTACCTTAACAATGGACCAAAAAGATGGGGTTCTGATAATTCCTCTAGATGACAAAAAGATCACTGACTTGAGCACATCAAACACTACTAAAAAATCAGTGACGGCAAATCTTTCAGGAACCATAGATACGAACAACAAAGTTGTTCTTGAAGGCATAATCACACTTGACGGAGAAAATGATAAAGTTCAATTATCCGGTGAAGCGACTCAAGTGTTCATAGGATGGGATGTTCCAGAAGGAGCCAAACCTATTTGCTCTGAAGTAGGCAACATGACAATGACTCGCTATGAAGGCGCAAAAGAAATGTACGCAACATATGTAGATCTTCAAGATAAAAGTGGAAAATACAACTTACATGGTGAGTTCTATAAAGATGGAGCAGGAGGTCTTGTTGGAAAAGTTATGAATAATGGGGTCGAATGTGATCTGGGGCTCCTGGGATCATCTATCAGCATGTATGAAAATGTTAATCCAACTGTAACAACCAAAAGCAGTGAATTCATTACTGTTCCTCAAAGAAGTCAATGGGAAATATATTGGAACCAACAAGATTACGATGCTGCAAGCCAAGCTTGTGGTGAGACTTCTGCTGCAATGCTTGAAGAATACTGGTCAGGCAACCACCCAGAAATATGGGATATTTGGGTGTATAATAATTATGCTCCAATGAGCACTACTACAGCAAAAGCTTATCTTGATTCTGAAGGAATACATTTGACAAAAGGTGTTAGAACTGGATCATTTCTTTATACAACTGGTACAATTAAAAGTATGATAGATAATGGAAGACCCTTCTATCTTGTAGAAAATAGCAGATGGGGTGCATGCCATGCAGTAGTTCTCAGAGGATACGATGAGGACTTTATATAA
- the tnpA gene encoding IS200/IS605 family transposase, with the protein MYFLVNRKYETRNHSKFLLMYHVIFVCKYRKVILEPISEELKQIIIDISKESNFEILEMETDKDHIHFLIKSEPKVSVLSIVRKLKQESTNRLWKTQKEYLKKYYWGENTLWSDGYFASTIGNVSKDAAEYYIRNQG; encoded by the coding sequence ATATACTTTTTGGTAAATAGGAAGTATGAAACACGGAATCATAGCAAATTTTTGTTAATGTACCATGTTATTTTTGTTTGCAAATACCGAAAAGTCATACTTGAACCAATTAGCGAAGAACTCAAACAGATTATTATTGATATTTCAAAAGAGTCTAACTTTGAAATCCTTGAAATGGAAACTGACAAAGACCATATTCATTTCTTGATTAAGAGTGAGCCGAAAGTTAGCGTTTTGTCAATTGTCAGAAAATTGAAACAAGAATCTACTAACAGGTTATGGAAAACTCAAAAAGAATATCTGAAAAAATATTATTGGGGTGAAAATACGTTATGGAGTGACGGATATTTTGCGTCTACTATCGGTAATGTTAGCAAAGATGCGGCAGAATATTACATACGAAATCAGGGTTGA